The Staphylococcus carnosus genome has a segment encoding these proteins:
- a CDS encoding cold-shock protein: MNNGTVKWFNAEKGFGFIERENGDDVFVHFSAIQGDGYKTLEEGQSVDFDIVEGDRGEQAANVVKMS, translated from the coding sequence ATGAATAACGGTACAGTTAAATGGTTTAACGCAGAAAAAGGTTTTGGATTTATCGAAAGAGAAAATGGCGACGACGTATTCGTACACTTCTCAGCAATCCAAGGCGACGGCTACAAAACTTTAGAAGAAGGCCAAAGCGTAGACTTCGACATCGTTGAAGGCGACCGTGGTGAACAAGCAGCTAACGTTGTAAAAATGTCATAA
- a CDS encoding superantigen-like protein SSL12, with amino-acid sequence MKKQIIKKVILSTSITLMGLGAVSTFNSDPSLSSQVHAAQFQGQNQADELKKYYSQTPEIFSNKKLTQVEEGSDKGKIYVKIQSSWGAFINVIGNQSWGNVNKLRGKQVDVFGIKDKPTSQYWWAYTEYFTGGVTPAANPSAPVYPIKVTVKKNAHVKSSFDIKAFETRKDKITLKELDFQIRKALINNNNLYSNGQNTGTVQITTKDNQLFTFDLNKRLENERANVYVDGKNIATIIADIK; translated from the coding sequence ATGAAAAAACAAATTATCAAAAAAGTGATTCTATCAACAAGCATTACACTTATGGGTCTTGGAGCTGTCAGTACTTTCAATTCAGATCCTTCACTATCTTCACAAGTACATGCAGCCCAATTCCAAGGTCAAAATCAAGCTGACGAATTAAAAAAATATTATTCACAAACTCCAGAAATATTTTCTAACAAAAAATTAACACAAGTTGAAGAAGGCTCTGATAAAGGAAAGATTTATGTAAAAATTCAAAGCTCATGGGGTGCTTTTATCAACGTAATAGGCAATCAAAGTTGGGGGAATGTTAATAAATTACGCGGCAAACAAGTTGATGTTTTCGGTATTAAAGATAAACCAACTTCTCAATACTGGTGGGCATATACTGAATATTTCACAGGCGGTGTCACACCAGCTGCTAATCCTAGCGCACCAGTCTACCCGATCAAAGTAACAGTTAAGAAAAATGCGCATGTTAAAAGTTCTTTTGATATTAAAGCATTTGAAACTCGAAAAGACAAAATCACTTTGAAAGAGTTAGATTTCCAAATTCGTAAAGCTTTAATTAACAACAACAACTTATACAGCAACGGTCAAAATACTGGAACAGTTCAAATCACTACTAAAGATAACCAATTATTTACTTTTGATTTAAATAAAAGACTAGAAAACGAACGTGCAAATGTTTACGTAGATGGCAAAAATATAGCTACTATCATTGCTGATATTAAATAG
- a CDS encoding WD40/YVTN/BNR-like repeat-containing protein has protein sequence MKKIFLGMVDELVIINEKNNGGFDIETRLEGTHPVDLVQHPDSPEIMYCATYGNGLWKSNDEGNHWKAIGQMNAYHEPTKGLGIKSAYITAVAINPNNPDILYVGTEPSAIYYSEDGGQTFTEFEEVQNLPSQPFWEFPARPYTHHVQDLMPSSKEENTLNAAIEFGAFINSNDGGESWNDRPFFSPRDVHQMATHNAVPGKLFAVCGDGLAIKGHSFAESDNDGMSWSYSSEGLEKYPYLYTIAVNPNSERDIFVGAAENAFAAHHRDEDKGYPRSTVFRRNDEGSWEDSSEGLPNEDMYISQLEADPKALDTFYALNNRGLYKFANSEWNRVDIPWKEKYLDQHPTFLKIIK, from the coding sequence GTGAAAAAAATTTTCTTAGGTATGGTAGATGAACTCGTTATCATAAATGAAAAAAATAATGGCGGTTTTGATATAGAAACACGTCTTGAAGGCACACATCCTGTTGATTTAGTGCAACATCCTGATTCTCCAGAGATAATGTACTGTGCCACGTATGGAAATGGTCTTTGGAAGAGTAATGATGAAGGCAATCATTGGAAAGCAATTGGTCAAATGAATGCTTATCATGAACCGACAAAAGGGTTAGGTATTAAATCAGCGTATATAACAGCTGTAGCAATCAATCCTAATAATCCTGACATATTATATGTTGGAACGGAACCGAGTGCTATTTATTATTCTGAGGATGGCGGTCAAACGTTTACTGAATTTGAAGAAGTTCAAAATTTGCCGTCACAACCTTTTTGGGAATTTCCAGCACGTCCCTATACACACCATGTTCAAGATTTAATGCCAAGCTCAAAAGAAGAAAATACATTAAATGCTGCTATTGAATTCGGTGCTTTTATTAATAGCAACGATGGCGGGGAATCATGGAATGATCGTCCTTTCTTCAGCCCAAGAGATGTTCATCAGATGGCTACGCATAATGCTGTACCGGGTAAGTTATTTGCAGTATGTGGAGATGGTTTAGCTATAAAGGGCCATTCTTTTGCTGAGAGTGATAATGATGGTATGAGCTGGTCTTATTCTAGTGAAGGATTGGAAAAATATCCTTATTTATATACCATAGCAGTCAATCCTAATAGTGAGAGAGATATTTTTGTAGGTGCTGCAGAAAATGCGTTTGCTGCACATCATAGAGATGAAGATAAAGGTTATCCTCGTTCAACTGTTTTCCGAAGAAATGATGAGGGCAGTTGGGAGGACTCATCAGAAGGATTGCCTAATGAAGATATGTATATCAGTCAACTTGAAGCGGATCCTAAAGCTCTTGATACGTTTTATGCATTAAATAACCGCGGTTTATATAAATTTGCTAATAGCGAGTGGAATAGAGTAGATATTCCTTGGAAGGAAAAATATCTTGACCAACATCCAACATTTTTAAAAATAATAAAATAA